In Lujinxingia sediminis, a single genomic region encodes these proteins:
- the guaA gene encoding glutamine-hydrolyzing GMP synthase: protein MNPQLRDGLLILDYGSQYTLLIARRVRELGVYCEIWPCNDPRVAEVVDEGSAPARGVVLSGGPSSVHIEGAPALQGGILSWDIPVLGICYGMQLLASTFGGSVDRASGGGEYGRTRVIVEAARGPMAGFELGHATEVWMSHGDAVSELPEAFEAIGRTENGHLAAMAHRQRPIFGVQFHPEVSHTLEGLAMLENFVFEVCGCPDTWNMADFVESAVERIREQVGEEGHVICGLSGGVDSSVVAALLHRALGERLTCVFVDNGLLRYQERKRVQALFEGHFGIDLRVVDASERFLSALAGVTDPELKRKRIGELFVRVFEAEAATIENARFLAQGTLYPDVIESVSVLGPSATIKSHHNVGGLPEDMGLELIEPLRELFKDEVRVLGRALGLSAELVGRHPFPGPGLAVRVLGEITKDALRKVRQADHIFIESLRAEGLYDQVWQAFAVLLPIKTVGVMGDQRTYDEVIALRAVTSKDGMTADRGHLPMAFLGRVSDRIINQVSGVNRVVYDVTSKPPGTIEWE from the coding sequence ATGAATCCACAACTTCGTGACGGTCTGCTGATCCTGGACTACGGCAGCCAGTACACCCTCCTGATTGCGCGCCGCGTGCGTGAGTTGGGCGTCTATTGCGAGATCTGGCCTTGCAACGATCCGCGCGTCGCCGAGGTTGTCGACGAGGGCTCGGCGCCGGCTCGTGGCGTGGTGCTCTCGGGCGGCCCCTCCAGCGTGCATATCGAGGGGGCTCCGGCCCTGCAGGGGGGGATCTTGAGCTGGGATATCCCTGTGCTGGGCATCTGCTACGGGATGCAACTTCTCGCTTCCACCTTTGGGGGCAGTGTCGATCGCGCCAGCGGCGGTGGCGAGTACGGACGCACCCGGGTGATCGTGGAGGCCGCCCGCGGCCCGATGGCCGGCTTTGAACTCGGGCACGCCACCGAGGTGTGGATGAGCCACGGCGATGCTGTCAGCGAACTTCCGGAGGCCTTTGAGGCGATTGGACGCACCGAAAACGGTCACCTGGCCGCGATGGCGCATCGTCAACGCCCGATCTTCGGGGTGCAGTTTCACCCGGAGGTCTCCCATACGCTGGAGGGGCTGGCGATGCTCGAGAACTTCGTCTTCGAGGTCTGCGGCTGTCCGGATACCTGGAATATGGCCGATTTTGTGGAGAGTGCCGTTGAGCGCATTCGCGAGCAAGTCGGCGAAGAAGGGCACGTCATCTGTGGCTTGAGCGGCGGGGTGGACTCGTCGGTGGTTGCCGCACTCCTGCACCGCGCGCTCGGGGAGCGACTGACCTGTGTGTTTGTCGACAACGGACTGCTTCGATACCAGGAGCGGAAGCGGGTTCAGGCGCTCTTTGAGGGACATTTTGGCATCGATCTTCGTGTGGTTGACGCCAGCGAACGTTTTTTAAGCGCGTTGGCCGGTGTGACGGATCCGGAACTCAAACGAAAGCGTATTGGCGAGCTCTTTGTCAGGGTCTTCGAGGCCGAAGCGGCCACGATTGAGAACGCGCGTTTTCTGGCCCAGGGGACCCTCTACCCGGATGTCATCGAATCGGTCAGCGTGCTGGGGCCTTCGGCAACAATCAAGAGTCACCACAACGTCGGTGGGCTTCCTGAGGACATGGGGCTGGAGCTGATTGAGCCCCTGCGCGAGCTCTTCAAAGACGAGGTGCGCGTGCTTGGTCGGGCGCTGGGGCTCTCCGCGGAGCTGGTAGGGCGTCATCCCTTCCCGGGCCCCGGGCTGGCGGTGCGCGTGCTTGGGGAGATCACCAAAGATGCGCTTCGAAAGGTGCGCCAGGCTGATCACATCTTTATTGAGTCGCTGCGGGCTGAGGGGCTCTACGATCAGGTCTGGCAGGCGTTTGCGGTGCTCCTGCCGATCAAGACTGTTGGCGTGATGGGCGACCAGCGCACCTACGATGAGGTCATTGCGCTTCGGGCGGTGACCAGCAAGGATGGCATGACGGCGGACCGCGGCCATTTGCCCATGGCGTTTCTCGGGCGTGTGAGCGACCGCATCATCAATCAGGTCTCAGGCGTCAACCGCGTGGTTTACGACGTTACGAGCAAGCCGCCCGGGACCATTGAGTGGGAGTAG